One window of Streptomyces sp. NBC_00273 genomic DNA carries:
- a CDS encoding glutathione peroxidase: MSLYDIPLTTLSDEPTSLAAHKGKVILLVNTASQCGLTPQYSGLARLQFAYEEKGFTVIGVPCNQFGEQEPGNAEDIQTFCSAGFGVTFPILEKSEVNGENRHPLYAELVKTPDADGEAGDIQWNFEKFLISPAGEVVARFRPRTEPEAPEVIAAIEAHLPA; encoded by the coding sequence ATGAGCCTGTACGACATCCCGCTGACCACGCTGTCCGACGAGCCCACCAGCCTCGCCGCCCACAAGGGCAAGGTGATCCTCCTGGTGAACACCGCCTCCCAGTGCGGGCTCACGCCCCAGTACTCGGGACTGGCCCGCCTGCAGTTCGCGTACGAGGAGAAGGGCTTCACGGTCATCGGCGTGCCCTGCAACCAGTTCGGCGAGCAGGAGCCCGGCAACGCCGAGGACATCCAGACCTTCTGCTCGGCCGGCTTCGGCGTCACCTTCCCGATCCTGGAGAAGTCCGAGGTCAACGGCGAGAACCGGCACCCCCTCTACGCGGAGCTGGTGAAGACCCCGGACGCGGACGGCGAGGCCGGGGACATCCAGTGGAACTTCGAGAAGTTCCTGATCTCCCCCGCCGGCGAGGTCGTGGCGCGCTTCCGCCCGCGCACCGAGCCCGAGGCCCCCGAGGTCATCGCCGCGATCGAGGCGCACCTGCCCGCGTAG
- a CDS encoding AMP-binding protein, whose amino-acid sequence MTTESTQDDATARFLAARDFLLERRGDYAAAHAGFTWPRPHRFNWALDWFDHIAAGNDADALRVVEEDGTSQSLSFAELAVRSGAAANWLREQGVAPGDRILVMLGNQRELWEVMLGAMKLRAVVIPATPLLGPADLRDRVERGQVRHVIARALDTAKFDEVPGGYTRIAVGDQVPDGWLRLADTAAADGRFTPDGETLATDPLMLYFTSGTTDRPKLVEHTHASYPIGHLSTMYWLGLRPGDVHLNIASPGWAKHAWSNLFAPWNAGATVFVHNYTRFDAERLMAEMDRHGVTTFCAPPTVWRMLIQSDLTKLARPPREAVAAGEPLNPEVIERVRAAWGVTIRDGFGQTETTLQVGNFPGVPVKPGSMGRPAPGYEIVLLDPVTGKESPDEGELCVDLRTRPAGVTTGYRDDPQRTAEAMADGLYRTGDIAARDADGYLTYVGRSDDVFKASDYKISPFELESALLEHEAVAEAAVVPAPDALRLAVPKAYVTLAGGWEPGPETARVLFEHSRAVLSPYKRIRRIEFAELPKTVSGKIRRVELRELTAAGSAGEYDEADLD is encoded by the coding sequence ATGACGACCGAGAGCACGCAGGACGACGCCACCGCCCGTTTCCTGGCCGCCCGGGACTTCCTGCTGGAACGCCGCGGCGACTACGCGGCCGCCCACGCCGGATTCACCTGGCCCCGCCCCCACCGCTTCAACTGGGCCCTGGACTGGTTCGACCACATCGCCGCCGGGAACGACGCCGACGCCCTGCGCGTCGTCGAGGAGGACGGCACCAGCCAGAGCCTCAGCTTCGCGGAGCTCGCCGTGCGGTCGGGCGCCGCCGCCAACTGGCTCCGTGAGCAGGGCGTCGCGCCCGGCGACCGGATCCTGGTCATGCTCGGCAACCAGCGCGAGCTGTGGGAGGTGATGCTCGGCGCGATGAAGCTGCGCGCCGTCGTCATCCCGGCCACCCCGCTGCTCGGCCCGGCCGACCTGCGCGACCGGGTCGAACGCGGCCAGGTGCGCCACGTCATCGCGCGCGCCCTGGACACGGCGAAGTTCGACGAGGTGCCGGGCGGCTACACCCGGATCGCCGTCGGGGACCAGGTCCCCGACGGCTGGCTGAGGCTGGCGGACACGGCGGCCGCCGACGGCCGTTTCACCCCGGACGGCGAGACCCTCGCCACCGACCCCCTCATGCTCTACTTCACCTCCGGCACCACCGACCGCCCCAAGCTCGTCGAGCACACGCACGCCTCGTACCCCATCGGGCACCTCTCCACCATGTACTGGCTCGGGCTGCGCCCCGGCGACGTGCACCTCAACATCGCCTCGCCCGGCTGGGCCAAGCACGCCTGGTCCAACCTCTTCGCCCCGTGGAACGCCGGAGCCACCGTCTTCGTCCACAACTACACCCGCTTCGACGCGGAGCGACTGATGGCCGAGATGGACCGGCACGGCGTGACCACCTTCTGCGCCCCGCCCACCGTGTGGCGGATGCTGATCCAGTCCGACCTCACCAAGCTGGCCCGGCCCCCGCGCGAGGCCGTCGCCGCCGGGGAGCCGCTCAACCCGGAAGTCATCGAACGGGTCCGCGCCGCCTGGGGCGTCACGATCCGCGACGGCTTCGGCCAGACCGAGACCACGCTCCAGGTCGGGAACTTCCCCGGGGTGCCCGTCAAGCCCGGCTCCATGGGCCGGCCGGCACCCGGCTACGAGATCGTCCTGCTGGACCCGGTCACCGGCAAGGAGTCCCCCGACGAGGGCGAGCTCTGCGTGGACCTGCGCACCCGGCCGGCCGGGGTGACGACCGGCTACCGCGACGATCCGCAGCGCACGGCCGAGGCCATGGCCGACGGGCTCTACCGCACCGGCGACATCGCCGCGCGCGACGCCGACGGGTACCTGACCTACGTCGGGCGCTCCGACGACGTGTTCAAGGCCTCGGACTACAAGATCAGCCCGTTCGAGCTGGAGAGCGCCCTGTTGGAGCACGAGGCGGTGGCCGAGGCCGCCGTCGTTCCGGCCCCGGACGCGCTGCGGCTGGCGGTCCCGAAGGCGTACGTCACCCTCGCGGGCGGCTGGGAGCCCGGGCCGGAGACGGCCCGGGTGCTGTTCGAGCACTCCCGCGCGGTGCTGTCCCCGTACAAGCGGATCCGCCGCATCGAGTTCGCGGAGCTCCCGAAGACCGTGTCCGGCAAGATCCGCCGGGTGGAGCTGCGGGAGCTCACCGCGGCCGGGTCGGCGGGGGAGTACGACGAGGCCGACCTGGACTGA